A region from the Phyllopteryx taeniolatus isolate TA_2022b unplaced genomic scaffold, UOR_Ptae_1.2 contig_24, whole genome shotgun sequence genome encodes:
- the LOC133473241 gene encoding zinc finger protein OZF-like: MCANSVKGEYVEELFGTKDESERRQRLDDASKKPQDDRADISEEHVHPEQQEWNFGVEQHEPNSLQIKEEEQEADIPEFPFRGVIVKSEDDDDQDEWSMLHPSQNVSKEDPCPVQQEIKEEEQETDITEFPLTSVIVKIEGDDAEEGDGDRCGGSQKDGLLAPLSDSPDTDDEQSPGDMDTYWKCSQCGKTSSSKWGLKIHMRTHTGEKPFACSICGKRFTQKGHLRAHTRTHTGEKPFPCTICGLVLSQKINLTNHMRIHTGEKPFACSVCGKRFSVKGHLRIHTRTHTGEKPFSCSVCSQTFSLKGHLRTHTRTHTGEKPYPCSVCGKRFSIKGHLVAHNRTHTGERPFSCSVCGLRLTQKISLTNHMTIHTGEKPYECSFCGKKFSIKGQLITHTRIHTGEKPFVCSVCTVSFSDRSGLVKHMRTHTGEKQYSCSFCGKSFSQRCTLTIHTRTHTGEKPFSCDVCDKRFSRKDQVKKHKCAGEKSSGQ, encoded by the exons atgtgtgcaaatagTGTGAAAGGAGAGTACGTGGAGGAACTTTTTGGAACAAAAGATGAGAGCGAGCGACGTCAACGACTGGACGATGCTTCCAAGAAGCCTCAAGATGACagagcag ACATCAGTGAAGAACATGTTCATCCTGAGCAGCAGGAGTGGAACTTCGGGGTGGAGCAGCACGAGCCAAATTCCCTCCAAATCAAAGAGGAAGAACAGGAGGCTGACATCCCAGAGTTTCCATTTCGTGGTGTcattgtgaagagtgaagatgatgaCGATCAAGATGAGTGGTCAATGCTTCATCCCAGTCAAA ATGTCAGCAAAGAAGATCCTTGTCCTGTGCAGCAGGagattaaagaggaagagcaggagaCTGATATCACAGAGTTTCCATTGACTAGTGTCATCGTGAAGATTGAAGGTGATGACGCagaagaaggtgatggagaccgctgtggaggatcacaaaaAGACGGgctcttagctccactatcagacTCTCCTGACACTGATGATGAACAGTCTCCAGGTGATATGGACACATACTGGAAATGCTCgcagtgtgggaaaacatcTAGTTCAAAGTGGGGCTTGAAAAtacacatgagaacgcacactggagaaaaaccgtttgcctgctcaatttgtgggaaaagattcactcagaaggggcATTTACgagcacacacaagaacacacactggggagaaaccttttccctgcACAATCTGTGGTCTTGTATTAAGTCAAAAGATTAATTTGACTAAtcacatgagaatacacactggagagaagccgtttgcctgctcagtttgtggtaaaagattctctgtaAAAGGACATTTAAGAATAcatacaagaacacacactggagagaaacctttctcctgctcagtttgtagtcAGACATTCTCTCTGAAGGGTCATTtaagaacacacacaaggacacacactggagagaagccttaTCCCTGCTCGGTATGTGGTAAAAGATTTTCTATAAAGGGACATTTAGTAGCACACAACAGAACGCATACAGGGGAGagacctttttcctgctcagtgtgtggcCTTCGATTAACTCAAAAGATTAGTTTAACTAATCACATGACAATACACACGGGAGAGAAACCTTATGAGTGCTCATTTTGCGGTAAAAAATTCTCTATAAAGGGACAGTtaataacacacacaagaatacacactggtgagaaaccctttGTCTGTTCAGTCTGCACTGTAAGTTTCAGTGATCGTTCCGGTTTGGTGAAACACAtgcgaacacacactggggagaaacagTATTCATGCTCTTTTTGTGGTAAAAGTTTCTCTCAAAGATGCACCTTgacaatacacacaagaacacacactggtgaaaaaccATTTAGTTGTGATGTGTGTGATAAAAGATTCTCCCGTAAGGATCAGGTGAAGAAACACAAGTGCGCTGGCGAGAAGAGCAGTGGTCAATGA
- the LOC133473239 gene encoding zinc finger protein 771-like isoform X2: MSAKSVTENKNDRQQLDAVFKKPRDILHRADVSEEHLHLEKHEPKPPDIDKEDEPDPAYVKEEEEEIDITNFPLTVIVKSEDEDDDEGDIDHCGGSQADSLSALLSDCDDITSHSPETDDERSKDLRPEQEPQAPDTKEEEEPNTLHFKEEEQEADITKFPLTVIVKSEDDEEEEGDGDHRGESKADNLRAPLSDSDDITSHSSDADEHPKGDTTCHTDNKRVKCSQCDKTFVNKLLWKRHTRTHAGEKYFLCSVCNLSFSERSELVLHMTLHTGEKQFECSVCGNRFSLKGHLIAHTRTHTAEKPFACSVCGKRFTEKGQLGTHARTHTGEKPFVCSVCGKRFTQKGHLETHTRTHTGEKPFACSVCTLTFSDGSVLVRHMRTHTGEKQFSCSVCGKRFTQRSYLTTHSRTHTGEKPFSCSVCDKRFHAKLQLKRHKCAGEKSNSK, from the exons ATGAGTGCAAAATCTGTGACAGAGAACAAGAACGACCGTCAACAACTGGATGCTGTTTTCAAAAAGCCTCGAGATATTTTacacagagcag ACGTCAGTGAAGAACATCTTCATCTTGAAAAGCACGAGCCAAAGCCCCCTGACATTGACAAGGAAGATGAGCCAGATCCCGCCTacgttaaagaggaagaggaggagattgATATCACCAACTTTCCACTGACTGTcattgtgaagagtgaagatgaagatgatgatgaaggtgatatagaccactgtggaggatcccaAGCAGACAGCCTTTCAGCTCTGCTATCAGATTGTGACGACATAACGTCACACTCTCCTGAAACTGATGATGAACGCTCTAAAG ATCTTCGTCCTGAGCAGGAGCCACAGGCCCCTGAcaccaaagaggaagaggagccaaACACCCTCCACTTTAAAGAGGAAGAACAGGAGGCTGATATCACCAAGTTTCCATTGACTGTcattgtgaagagtgaagatgatgaagaagaagaaggggatGGAGACCACCGTGGAGAATCAAAAGCAGACAACCTCAGAGCTCCACTTTCAGACAGTGATGACATAACGTCGCACTCTTCTGACGCTGATGAGCATCCTAAAGGTGATAcgacatgtcacactgacaacaaacgcgtgaaatgttctcagtgtgacaAAACCTTTGTCAACAAGCTATTGTGGAAAAGACACACGAGAACGCACGCtggagaaaaatattttctctgcTCAGTCTGCAACTTAAGTTTCAGCGAACGTTCCGAGTTAGTTCTACATATGACCttacacactggggagaaacagTTTGAATGCTCGGTTTGCGGCAATAGATTTTCCTTAAAGGGACATTTAATCGCACatacaagaacgcacactgcggagaaaccttttgcctgctcagtttgtggtaaaagattcactgaGAAGGGACAACTGGGAACTCatgcaagaacacacactggagagaaaccttttgtctgctcagtttgcggaaaaagattcactcagaagggacatttagaaacacacacaagaacccacactggagagaagccttttgcctgctcagtctgCACCTTAACTTTCAGTGACGGTTCAGTATTGGTcagacacatgagaacacatacTGGAGAGAAGCAGTTTtcatgctcagtttgcggtaaaagattcactcaaaGATCATATTTGACAACACAttcaagaacacacactggcgagaaaccaTTCAGTTGCAGTGTGTGCGATAAAAGATTCCATGCCAAGCTTCAGCTTAAGAGACATAAGTGTGCTGGGGAAAAGAGTAACAGTAAATGA
- the LOC133473237 gene encoding zinc finger protein 391-like: MCAKRVKEEYEEELCRAKEENERQSQQLDAVEFQRADISEEHLHPGWQELENPQIKVKPEALNVKEEEEPEPPQFKKEEHEVHITEFILTDVIVKRDDDEKEERDGDHHSSTWVPGAVMPNAKQKASDDSGTAKKRKAISMETKVAIIQKLESGEKVANVSRLYNRNRSTICTIYKNKDRIMALVKRSDPEKSTFISEQRGKLIGEMEKLLSTWIEHQRQGQAPLCLRLIKEKAKSLFEDLKVKAGGDAVHETFSVTSGWFDQFKKSANLHHRTSVRGKAASAHKNAAEKRPDTLREIIQKEGDAPQQICNVAEKRCKCSQCDKTFVNKFVLKKHMIVHSGEKRFSCSDCGKRFTWKVHLKTHARTHTGEKPFACSLCDKQFAQKTHLRTHTRIHTGEKPFACSVCNSRFSERSGLAKHMRTHTGEKHFSCSICDKRFVDSFALKAHARTHTGEKPFACSLCDKRFSAKNNLIRHTRTHTGKKLISCSVCGKTFLEKTNLIMHTRTHTGRTQLHTLFLVPILFPNTQTHE, translated from the exons ATGTGTGCAAAGCGTGTGAAAGAAGAGTACGAAGAGGAACTTTGTCGGGCAAAAGAGGAAAACGAGAGACAAAGTCAACAACTAGACGCTGTTGAGTTtcaaagagcag ACATCAGTGAAGAACATCTTCATCCTGGGTGGCAGGAGCTGGAGAACCCTCAAATTAAAGTAAAGCCAGAGGCCCTCAacgttaaagaggaagaggagccagaGCCTCCCCAATTTAAAAAGGAAGAACACGAGGTTCATATCACCGAGTTTATTTTGACTGATGTCATTGTGAagcgtgatgatgatgaaaaagaaGAACGTGATGGAGATCACCACAGCAGCACTTGGGTACCAGGCGCCGTCATGCCAAATGCTAAGCAGAAGGCAAGTGATGATAGTGGCACCGCGAAGAAGCGGAAAGCAATCTCAATGGAAACGAAGGTTGCGATCATTCAGAAGTTAGAAAGTGGAGAAAAGGTGGCGAACGTGTCACGTTTGTACAACAGGAATCGGTCAACTATTTGTACGATTTACAAGAACAAGGACCGGATTATGGCGCTTGTTAAGCGTTCCGACCCCGAGAAGTCGACTTTTATTAGTGAGCAAAGGGGAAAGCTGATTGGGGAGATGGAAAAACTGCTGAGTACATGGATTGAACACCAGCGGCAGGGACAAGCACCGCTTTGCCTCAGGCTCATAAAAGAGAAGGCAAAAAGCCTTTTTGAGGATTTAAAGGTCAAGGCCGGGGGAGACGCTGTTCATGAGACCTTTTCTGTGACTTCTGGTTGGTTTGATCAGTTTAAGAAATCTGCCAACTTGCACCACCGCACTTCAGTTCGTGGCAAGGCAGCGAGTGCCCACAAAAACGCAGCCGAAAAGCGCCCGGACACGCTACGGGAAATAATACAGAAGGAAGGCGATGCCCCTCAGCAAATTTGTAACGTTGCTGAGAAAAGATgcaaatgttctcagtgtgacaaaacatttgttaacaagtttgttttgaaaaagcaCATGATTGTCCACTCAGGAGAGAAACGTTTCAGCTGCTCAGATTGCGGTAAAAGATTCACTTGGAAGGTACATTTAAAAACTCatgcaagaacacacactggagagaaaccttttgcctgctcactTTGCGATAAACAATTTGCTCAGAAGACTCATTtaagaacacacacaagaatacacactggagagaaaccttttgcctgctcagtctgTAACTCACGTTTCAGTGAACGTTCAGGATTGGCtaaacacatgagaacacacactggggagaagcACTTTTCTTGCTCAATTTGTGATAAAAGATTCGTTGATAGCTTCGCTTTAAAAGCacacgcaagaacacacactggggaaaaaccttttgcatgttcactttgtgacaaaagattctCTGCAAAGAACAATTTAATaaggcacacaagaacacacactggaaaaAAACTTATTTCCTGTTCAGTctgtggtaaaacatttttggaaaagacaaatttaattatgcacacaagaacacacactgggagGACACAGTTGCATACATTGTTTTTGGTGCCCATCTTGTTCCCAAATACACAGACACACGAATAA
- the cog8 gene encoding conserved oligomeric Golgi complex subunit 8 — MARVDVEDESILASVFHDCFPADSWRDKADMTAYLSELSSFGVDQLGREQERLAEERAQILEQTRHLAFSNYHTFIRTADCTEHIYRDFGRVEAGVSRLLDKLPALGQRCRSFAKEAEQMSASRRMNTLTLKRHTEILEILEIPQLMDTCVRNAYYDQALELAAYVRRLDKKHAALPVIQGLVCEVRQSAQLMLLQLLQQLRSDAQLSSCLRAVGYLRRMDAFGEAELRVKFLQARGAWLRSVLDAVPDAEPYAHISKSAEACRVHLFDVITQYRAIFSDQRDQQALRQADILHGWVLTKVCDLVEVLERDLQRGAGGRLDSLVAQCMYLGLSFSRVGADLRGLLAAAFRRAAAEAFGSAAREAAASFAEDMSAYAPVAMPSVPGAAFSSAGADQPGTMTPPASLLDFPPLARFLNRILVAFNDLRLCCPLALAQCVTADVHSALCDVTSELLAFHHAEDSAFSDAERQLFARMCCVYARDLLPFLDRCLQILFPAQQMALVLGVPASHMHSGERLGRVGAEQLLEPLRFLLPEDEGAPSDAGTALSGVASDAEVALSGVKPTSALPQSAALSRDVAAESRSGDTEGTPQATRREYHEDHQEMAKVLS; from the exons ATGGCGAGGGTCGACGTGGAGGACGAGAGCATTCTGGCGTCCGTCTTCCACGACTGTTTCCCGGCGGACAGTTGGAGGGACAAAGCGGACATGACGGCCTACTTGTCGGAGCTCAGCTCGTTCGGCGTGGACCAGCTGGGACGCGAGCAGGAGCGCTTGGCGGAGGAGCGAGCGCAGATCCTTGAGCAGACCCGACACTTGGCCTTCTCAAACTACCACACGTTCATCCGCACCGCCGACTGCACGGAGCATATCTACCGAGACTTTGGCCGCGTCGAGGCCGGAGTGTCGCGGCTGCTCGACAAGCTGCCCGCCCTTGGACAGAGATGCCG GAGCTTCGCGAAGGAGGCGGAGCAGATGTCGGCGAGCCGTCGCATGAACACGCTGACGCTGAAGCGCCACACGGAGATCTTGGAGATCCTGGAGATCCCGCAGCTGATGGACACGTGCGTACGCAACGCGTACTACGACCAAGCACTGGAGCTGGCCGCGTACGTCCGCAGGCTGGACAAGAAACACGCCGCGCTTCCTGTCATACAG GGCCTGGTGTGCGAAGTTCGTCAGAGCGCTCAGCTGATGCTGCTCCAGCTCCTGCAGCAGCTGCGCAGCGACGCCCAGCTGTCGTCGTGCTTGCGCGCCGTCGGCTACCTGCGGCGGATGGACGCGTTCGGTGAGGCCGAGCTGCGCGTCAAGTTCCTGCAGGCCCGCGGCGCCTGGCTGCGCTCCGTGCTGGACGCCGTACCCGACGCCGAACCGTACGCGCACATTAGCAAGAGCGCCGAGGCGTGCCGCGTGCACCTCTTCGACGTCATCACGCAGTACCGCGCCATCTTCTCGGACCAGCGCGACCAGCAGGCGCTGCGGCAGGCCGACATCCTCCACGGCTGGGTGCTCACCAAG GTGTGCGACTTGGTGGAGGTGCTGGAGCGCGACCTGCAGCGCGGGGCGGGCGGGCGGCTGGACTCGCTGGTGGCTCAGTGCATGTACTTGGGCCTTTCCTTCAGCCGCGTGGGCGCGGACCTCCGGGGCCTTTTGGCGGCCGCGTTCCGGCGGGCGGCGGCCGAGGCGTTCGGGAGCGCGGCGCGGGAGGCGGCGGCGAGCTTCGCTGAAGACATGAGCGCGTACGCCCCGGTGGCCATGCCCTCCGTGCCGGGGGCCGCCTTCTCCTCCGCCGGCGCGGACCAACCCGGAACGATGACTCCGCCCGCCAGCCTCCTGGACTTCCCGCCGCTGGCCCGCTTCCTCAACCGCATCCTGGTGGCCTTCAACGACCTGCGCCTCTGCTGCCCCCTAGCGCTCGCCCAGTGCGTCACCGCAGACGTGCACTCCGCCCTTTGCGAC GTGACGAGTGAGCTGTTGGCGTTCCACCACGCTGAGGATTCGGCGTTCAGCGATGCCGAACGACAACTGTTCGCGCGCATGTGCTGCGTCTACGCCCGAGACCTCCTGCCTTTCCTGGACCGGTGCCTGCAGATCCTCTTTCCTGCCCAGCAGATGGCGCTCGTACTCG gtgttcCAGCCTCTCACATGCACAGCGGTGAGCGTTTGGGTCGCGTGGGTGCTGAGCAGCTGCTTGAGCCGCTCAGGTTTTTGTTGCCCGAGGACGAGGGAGCTCCGTCGGACGCCGGCACGGCACTGAGTGGCGTCGCTTCGGACGCCGAAGTGGCGCTGAGCGGCGTCAAACCGACTTCGGCGCTGCCGCAAAGCGCCGCCCTTTCCCGTGACGTGGCCGCAGAGTCCCGCTCCGGAGACACGGAGGGAACGCCGCAAGCGACACGGCGCGAGTACCACGAAGACCACCAAGAGATGGCGAAggtgttgtcatga
- the LOC133473239 gene encoding oocyte zinc finger protein XlCOF22-like isoform X1, with product MSAKSVTENKNDRQQLDAVFKKPRDILHRADVSEEHLHLEKHEPKPPDIDKEDEPDPAYVKEEEEEIDITNFPLTVIVKSEDEDDDEGDIDHCGGSQADSLSALLSDCDDITSHSPETDDERSKGDMTSHMGNKRWECSQCDKAFVFESLLKKHTISHTRKKPFSCSDCDLRPEQEPQAPDTKEEEEPNTLHFKEEEQEADITKFPLTVIVKSEDDEEEEGDGDHRGESKADNLRAPLSDSDDITSHSSDADEHPKGDTTCHTDNKRVKCSQCDKTFVNKLLWKRHTRTHAGEKYFLCSVCNLSFSERSELVLHMTLHTGEKQFECSVCGNRFSLKGHLIAHTRTHTAEKPFACSVCGKRFTEKGQLGTHARTHTGEKPFVCSVCGKRFTQKGHLETHTRTHTGEKPFACSVCTLTFSDGSVLVRHMRTHTGEKQFSCSVCGKRFTQRSYLTTHSRTHTGEKPFSCSVCDKRFHAKLQLKRHKCAGEKSNSK from the exons ATGAGTGCAAAATCTGTGACAGAGAACAAGAACGACCGTCAACAACTGGATGCTGTTTTCAAAAAGCCTCGAGATATTTTacacagagcag ACGTCAGTGAAGAACATCTTCATCTTGAAAAGCACGAGCCAAAGCCCCCTGACATTGACAAGGAAGATGAGCCAGATCCCGCCTacgttaaagaggaagaggaggagattgATATCACCAACTTTCCACTGACTGTcattgtgaagagtgaagatgaagatgatgatgaaggtgatatagaccactgtggaggatcccaAGCAGACAGCCTTTCAGCTCTGCTATCAGATTGTGACGACATAACGTCACACTCTCCTGAAACTGATGATGAACGCTCTAAAGGTGATATGACAAGTCACATGGGCAACAAACGCTGGGAATGTTCACAGTGTGACAAAGCCTTTGTCTTTGAGTCGCTTTTGAAAAAGCACACGATTAGCCACACAAGAAAGAAGCCTTTCAGTTGCTCAGATTGTG ATCTTCGTCCTGAGCAGGAGCCACAGGCCCCTGAcaccaaagaggaagaggagccaaACACCCTCCACTTTAAAGAGGAAGAACAGGAGGCTGATATCACCAAGTTTCCATTGACTGTcattgtgaagagtgaagatgatgaagaagaagaaggggatGGAGACCACCGTGGAGAATCAAAAGCAGACAACCTCAGAGCTCCACTTTCAGACAGTGATGACATAACGTCGCACTCTTCTGACGCTGATGAGCATCCTAAAGGTGATAcgacatgtcacactgacaacaaacgcgtgaaatgttctcagtgtgacaAAACCTTTGTCAACAAGCTATTGTGGAAAAGACACACGAGAACGCACGCtggagaaaaatattttctctgcTCAGTCTGCAACTTAAGTTTCAGCGAACGTTCCGAGTTAGTTCTACATATGACCttacacactggggagaaacagTTTGAATGCTCGGTTTGCGGCAATAGATTTTCCTTAAAGGGACATTTAATCGCACatacaagaacgcacactgcggagaaaccttttgcctgctcagtttgtggtaaaagattcactgaGAAGGGACAACTGGGAACTCatgcaagaacacacactggagagaaaccttttgtctgctcagtttgcggaaaaagattcactcagaagggacatttagaaacacacacaagaacccacactggagagaagccttttgcctgctcagtctgCACCTTAACTTTCAGTGACGGTTCAGTATTGGTcagacacatgagaacacatacTGGAGAGAAGCAGTTTtcatgctcagtttgcggtaaaagattcactcaaaGATCATATTTGACAACACAttcaagaacacacactggcgagaaaccaTTCAGTTGCAGTGTGTGCGATAAAAGATTCCATGCCAAGCTTCAGCTTAAGAGACATAAGTGTGCTGGGGAAAAGAGTAACAGTAAATGA
- the LOC133473364 gene encoding C-type lectin domain family 4 member M-like yields the protein MDGVAVSGEEASGEEASRGEANPKEASEKEASPKEASPKEASGKEASPEKASPKEASPKEASHEEASPKEASGKEASREDASGKEASEKEANGKGAADVEDSVPDPKRVSAESIEMSVLYDVPVREDESKCKVTLCMPGQAFWCFLGFLIMFICILSGLYVNNSKLNQLKERLNSSEENIRLHINMLLNHIPQKMESIEIQLDGLFQQQRELKEYLRAIDAEYSGTVVINAITKMDELLLKYHKLEDMTSVVAELKAAEALLQEQHKLLSEGQEKQTDLIYLYFCGADGAEKVPLMCCKNGWAKYASNCYGISDGEETWEDARDDCKANNSELAKIDNAKEQEFLTKLVHAYKEQKKIKPEKINTYGAWIGLSGKEGQFKWIDNSTLSTETFWNAQRPRKRNEDCVAIMPPPDTKGAGWYKSWNPLMCNEKRYYLCESCVFCKNDSKDSN from the exons atggatggcGTAGCGGTGAGTGGCGAAGAGGCAAGTGGGGAAGAGGCGAGTCGAGGAGAGGCGAATCCCAAAGAGGCGAGCGAGAAAGAGGCAAGTCCCAAAGAGGCGAGTCCCAAAGAGGCGAGCGGGAAAGAGGCGAGTCCCGAAAAGGCGAGCCCGAAAGAGGCGAGTCCGAAAGAGGCGAGTCACGAAGAGGCGAGTCCCAAAGAGGCGAGCGGGAAAGAGGCGAGTCGCGAAGATGCGAGCGGGAAAGAGGCGAGTGAGAAAGAGGCGAATGGGAAAGGGGCTGCGGATGTGGAGGACAG CGTTCCAGACCCAAAGCGTGTCAGTGCTGAGAGCATTGAAATGAG TGTATTATATGATGTTCCTGTGAGAGAAGACGAATCCAAATGCAAAGTCACGTTGTGCATGCCAGGGCAAGCTTTTTGGTGTTTCCTTGGATTTCTTATCATGTTCATTTGTATATTGAGTGGCCTCTATGTAAACAATTCCAAGTTAAATCAGTTGAAAGAACGGCTGAATTCCAGTGAAGAAAACATTCGGCTCCACATAAATATGTTACTGaaccacattccccaaaaaatggaAAGCATAGAAATACAATTGGATGGTCTGTTTCAACAGCAGCGGGAGCTGAAGGAATACCTTCGCGCTATTGACGCTGAATATTCTGGAACAGTCGTAATAAATGCAATTACGAAAATGGATGAACTACTGCTCAAGTATCACAAACTGGAGGATATGACCTCTGTTGTCGCTGAGCTGAAAGCTGCGGAAGCTCTGCTACAAGAGCAACACAAGCTGCTTTCGGAAGGGCAGGAGAAGCAAACTGACTTGATATACTTGTATTTTTGCGGTGCAGATGGAGCAGAAAAGGTACCGCTGATGTGCTGCAAGAACGGCTGGGCCAAATATGCTTCAAATTGCTACGGAATTTCTGACGGAGAAGAAACTTGGGAAGATGCCAGAGACGACTGTAAGGCCAATAACAGTGAGCTAGCTAAAATTGACAACGCTAAAGAGCAGGAGTTCCTAACCAAACTTGTTCATGCAtacaaagaacaaaagaaaataaagcccGAAAAGATCAACACCTACGGAGCGTGGATTGGCCTGTCGGGCAAAGAAGGGCAATTCAAGTGGATTGACAACAGCACACTCTCGACTGAAACATTTTGGAACGCTCAAAGGCCACgcaagaggaatgaagattgtGTGGCCATTATGCCCCCGCCTGACACAAAGGGCGCTGGGTGGTATAAAAGCTGGAATCCCCTCATGTGCAATGAAAAGCGATACTATTTGTGTGAAAGTTGTGTGTTTTGCAAAAATGATTCCAAAGATTCAAACTGA